In the genome of Mycobacterium kansasii ATCC 12478, one region contains:
- a CDS encoding (2Fe-2S)-binding protein produces MYVCLCVGATNQTVCDAVARGASTSKEVAAACGAGSDCGRCRRTLRAIIAAAVQPAAV; encoded by the coding sequence ATGTACGTGTGTCTCTGTGTGGGAGCCACCAACCAAACCGTCTGTGATGCCGTCGCCCGTGGCGCGTCGACGTCGAAAGAAGTTGCCGCGGCATGCGGCGCGGGCAGCGATTGTGGCCGTTGCCGCCGCACCTTGCGGGCGATCATCGCCGCGGCCGTCCAACCGGCTGCGGTCTGA
- the bfr gene encoding bacterioferritin has product MQGDPDVLRLLNEQLTSELTAINQYFLHSKMQENWGFTELAAKTRAESFDEMRHAEAITDRILLLDGLPNYQRIGSLRVGQTLREQFESDIAIEIEVLNRLKPGIIMCREKQDTTSAQLLEQIVADEELHLDYLQTQLELMEKLGEALYSAQCVSRPPS; this is encoded by the coding sequence ATGCAAGGTGATCCGGATGTCTTGCGTCTGCTCAACGAACAATTGACCAGCGAGCTGACCGCCATCAATCAATACTTTCTGCACTCCAAGATGCAGGAGAACTGGGGCTTTACCGAACTGGCGGCCAAAACCCGCGCCGAGTCGTTCGACGAAATGCGGCATGCCGAGGCGATTACCGACCGGATTCTGCTGCTCGACGGTTTGCCGAACTACCAGCGCATCGGCTCGTTGCGGGTGGGCCAGACACTGCGCGAACAATTCGAAAGTGATATCGCAATCGAAATCGAAGTACTGAATCGGCTCAAGCCCGGAATCATCATGTGCCGCGAAAAGCAGGACACCACCAGTGCACAGCTGCTAGAACAAATTGTGGCCGATGAGGAACTGCATCTCGACTACCTGCAGACGCAGCTGGAACTGATGGAGAAACTCGGAGAGGCGCTGTACTCGGCGCAGTGCGTCTCCAGGCCACCGTCCTGA